The Paraburkholderia hospita genome includes a window with the following:
- a CDS encoding branched-chain amino acid ABC transporter permease, with protein sequence MNFAVVISQLLNGLQFGALLFLLAAGLTLVFGIMSFVNLAHGSLYMLGAYFSVTAFQLTGSFAIAMLAAIGGCVLLGIVIERFAVSRLYRRHHLDHVLATFGMVLFFNEAARIIWGPQPQFLPVPALLDGTVDIFGLSYPSYRFAIIAAGLMVAAGAHWLMNGTRLGMLIRAGAVNPAMVGALGVNIRLLNAMLFALGAGMAGLAGVMAGPIVAVQSGMGETVLIATLVVIVIGGIGSVRGAFLGALIVGVADTLGRALLPPLLRQGLSRDIADAAGPALASMLIYVLMAIILAFRPQGLFPARSK encoded by the coding sequence GCTGCCGGTCTTACGCTCGTTTTCGGCATTATGAGCTTCGTCAACCTCGCGCACGGCTCGTTGTACATGCTGGGAGCGTATTTTTCCGTGACGGCATTTCAACTAACAGGCTCGTTCGCGATTGCCATGCTCGCAGCAATTGGGGGGTGCGTGCTCCTCGGCATCGTTATTGAGCGGTTTGCGGTCTCGCGCCTGTACCGCCGGCACCATCTCGATCATGTTCTGGCGACCTTTGGCATGGTGCTGTTCTTCAATGAGGCAGCCCGGATCATCTGGGGACCACAGCCGCAATTTCTACCGGTTCCGGCTTTGCTCGATGGGACCGTCGACATCTTTGGACTGTCTTACCCATCCTATCGGTTCGCGATCATCGCAGCGGGGCTAATGGTTGCAGCGGGCGCGCATTGGCTGATGAACGGAACCCGTCTGGGGATGCTGATACGCGCCGGTGCGGTTAACCCTGCGATGGTTGGCGCGCTGGGGGTCAATATCAGGCTTCTCAACGCCATGCTCTTTGCGCTGGGCGCCGGCATGGCAGGACTGGCGGGTGTCATGGCGGGGCCCATCGTGGCGGTGCAATCCGGCATGGGCGAAACCGTGCTCATTGCGACGCTCGTCGTCATTGTCATCGGCGGTATCGGATCCGTACGCGGAGCATTTCTGGGCGCATTGATCGTTGGTGTTGCCGATACGCTGGGACGCGCGCTGCTGCCGCCCTTGCTGAGGCAAGGGCTGAGCAGGGACATCGCAGATGCAGCAGGGCCGGCGCTAGCGTCGATGCTGATTTACGTACTGATGGCCATCATTCTGGCTTTTCGTCCACAAGGCCTGTTTCCAGCGAGGAGCAAATGA
- a CDS encoding branched-chain amino acid ABC transporter permease, which translates to MMQTRSSPFGISVGLPWLLFVILIVVPFLAHATEQTFYETLIARVIIYAIVATALNLALGYGGLVSFGHALFFGLGGYSVALPAFYGIDNGWIHLLICILGCGLAGVVTGAISLRTVGVSFIMITLAFAQMGYFVFVSLKQYGGDDGTTISATSKFFGFDLGHPDNVYACSLVVLALATYWMVRLRVSPFGMVLRATRQNARRVNAVGLPGKAYLLCAYVISAILSGVAGLLMANLNAFASPASMSWVVSGDTIAMVVLGGLGSAYGGMLGAIAFLGMEELLKGFTDHWMAVFGPAIVLMALLGKTGIAGFLEGFDARFSRKQTPRQTPPESGEPAKIGEGS; encoded by the coding sequence ATGATGCAAACGCGTTCATCGCCATTCGGTATCTCTGTCGGATTGCCATGGCTGCTATTTGTGATCCTGATCGTGGTTCCGTTCCTCGCTCACGCGACCGAGCAGACGTTTTACGAGACGCTCATCGCGCGTGTCATCATCTATGCGATCGTGGCGACCGCACTGAATCTCGCATTGGGCTATGGTGGTCTGGTCAGTTTCGGCCATGCGTTGTTCTTCGGACTCGGCGGCTACAGCGTCGCGCTGCCGGCATTTTACGGTATTGACAATGGCTGGATCCATCTGCTGATATGCATTCTCGGTTGTGGTCTGGCAGGAGTCGTCACCGGCGCAATCAGCCTGCGTACGGTCGGAGTCTCATTCATCATGATCACGCTGGCGTTCGCGCAGATGGGCTATTTTGTGTTCGTCAGCCTCAAACAGTATGGTGGCGATGACGGAACCACCATCTCTGCAACCTCGAAGTTCTTCGGTTTCGACTTGGGGCATCCGGATAATGTCTACGCATGCTCACTTGTCGTGCTTGCGCTGGCGACATACTGGATGGTGCGCCTGCGCGTATCGCCGTTTGGCATGGTATTACGTGCCACGCGCCAGAATGCGCGTCGCGTCAACGCTGTCGGGCTGCCAGGAAAAGCATATCTTCTCTGCGCCTATGTGATCTCGGCGATTCTTAGCGGCGTCGCGGGCCTGCTGATGGCAAACCTGAATGCCTTCGCCTCGCCCGCGTCGATGTCGTGGGTCGTGTCGGGTGACACGATAGCGATGGTGGTGCTCGGCGGATTAGGCTCGGCCTATGGTGGGATGTTGGGCGCCATTGCCTTCCTCGGCATGGAGGAACTCCTGAAGGGTTTTACGGACCACTGGATGGCTGTATTTGGCCCGGCAATCGTCCTCATGGCGCTGCTGGGGAAGACAGGCATCGCCGGTTTCCTGGAGGGATTTGACGCCCGGTTCTCCCGCAAGCAGACGCCCAGGCAAACGCCGCCTGAGAGCGGGGAGCCGGCGAAGATCGGAGAGGGCTCATGA
- a CDS encoding ABC transporter ATP-binding protein — protein sequence MTDVLLRTQSLVKRYGGLLVTDSVSIDIRPGELHAIIGPNGAGKTTLINQLSGELFSNEGRVIFAGEDVTALPVDRRARMGLFRSYQITSIFEEFTVRENAVFAALGVKDHGFRFWQPMLGCAELVDAADRALQAAGLMDRVDTLAGDLAYGQRRQLELAMALAAQPRFLLLDEPMAGMSTQESDTVVSLLKGLKGQYSILLVEHDMEAVFTLADRITVLAYGRVVFTGAPDEIRSHPEVQAIYLGEETNSGAGDDEFA from the coding sequence ATGACGGACGTCCTGCTGCGAACGCAATCGCTTGTCAAACGATATGGCGGTTTGCTCGTCACTGACAGTGTCTCAATCGATATCCGGCCCGGTGAGCTTCACGCCATCATCGGTCCAAATGGCGCCGGTAAGACGACGCTGATCAATCAGCTTTCGGGCGAACTTTTTTCCAATGAGGGCAGGGTGATTTTCGCTGGTGAGGACGTGACGGCACTGCCTGTCGACCGACGGGCGCGGATGGGCCTGTTTCGTTCCTACCAGATCACTTCAATCTTCGAGGAATTCACCGTCCGCGAGAACGCCGTGTTTGCCGCACTGGGCGTCAAGGATCACGGTTTCCGGTTCTGGCAACCGATGTTGGGCTGCGCTGAGCTTGTCGATGCAGCTGACCGGGCGTTACAAGCCGCGGGACTGATGGACCGTGTCGATACGCTTGCGGGCGACCTCGCGTACGGGCAACGGCGGCAGTTGGAACTGGCGATGGCGCTCGCGGCGCAACCCAGATTCCTGCTGCTGGACGAGCCCATGGCAGGTATGAGTACGCAGGAATCAGATACCGTTGTCTCGCTACTAAAAGGGCTAAAAGGCCAATATTCAATCCTGCTTGTCGAGCACGATATGGAAGCGGTCTTTACGCTTGCCGATCGCATCACGGTACTAGCCTACGGGCGCGTGGTCTTCACGGGCGCGCCTGACGAGATTCGCAGCCACCCGGAGGTCCAGGCGATTTACCTTGGCGAAGAGACTAATTCAGGGGCGGGCGATGACGAGTTTGCTTGA
- a CDS encoding ABC transporter ATP-binding protein produces MTSLLEVRGVEAGYGLAQALFGVCFDVKAGEVVTLLGRNGMGRSTMIKCLFGLLPVKAGSIRFKGMSVDRLPPHQIARMGMGLVPEGRQVFPNLTVEENLVATSRPGSNKSMSAAPWTLDRVYDFFPRLKERRTNLGWQLSGGEQQMLAIGRALMTNPQLLVLDEATEGLAPLIRKEIWDALSKLKREGLSQIVIDKNVGALLSFADRHYVLEKGRVVWSGTSHALTAEKDVVHRFIGV; encoded by the coding sequence ATGACGAGTTTGCTTGAAGTACGCGGCGTGGAGGCTGGCTACGGCCTCGCTCAGGCGCTGTTCGGTGTCTGCTTCGACGTGAAGGCAGGCGAAGTTGTCACCCTGCTTGGCCGCAATGGCATGGGAAGATCCACGATGATCAAGTGTCTGTTTGGCCTGTTACCGGTCAAGGCAGGCAGTATCCGATTCAAGGGCATGTCAGTAGACCGGCTCCCACCGCATCAGATCGCGCGTATGGGAATGGGCCTTGTGCCCGAAGGACGGCAGGTCTTTCCCAACCTTACTGTCGAGGAAAACCTTGTTGCGACCTCACGCCCAGGGAGCAACAAGAGTATGTCCGCCGCGCCATGGACGCTTGACCGGGTGTACGACTTTTTCCCGCGCCTGAAGGAGCGACGCACCAACCTCGGATGGCAGCTGTCCGGAGGGGAGCAGCAGATGCTGGCAATCGGCCGTGCACTTATGACCAATCCGCAGTTGCTCGTGCTTGACGAAGCAACGGAGGGCCTGGCACCGCTGATCCGAAAAGAAATCTGGGATGCACTATCGAAATTGAAACGCGAAGGTCTCTCACAGATCGTTATTGACAAGAATGTTGGTGCATTGCTGAGCTTTGCCGATCGCCACTATGTGCTGGAAAAAGGACGAGTCGTGTGGAGCGGAACCTCACACGCACTGACGGCAGAAAAGGATGTCGTCCATCGGTTTATTGGTGTCTGA